CATTTCCAAGACCTTTACACTTATCCACATGTTGTATCGAAAAACGGATAATGAAGATAGCTATTCACAGCCAATACCCGCTTCTGACAACAAAATACCACCTTATTTACAACTTTTTTTGCCTCTATTTGTGATACGGTTCACCGCAACACATCTAAATGAGGTTTTTATTTCTTTTCTATTCTCTTTTCATTGTTATACTATTTCTATATAAATTAGTATCGTAATAAACAAGTTCAAATGTATCTCTACTGGTTACATAAATAATGAAGTTTCTTTAGAATGGTTCCTCAGAAATTGTATTACCATCTGCATCAGAAGGTGTCGGATATAAGTAAAGCTTATATGCATTTTCGTCAAGATATTCTATTTATAATTTACAAGACCTGGAATTTAATTGACTTTTAAGATATTATATGTCCTTCGTAAAGTTACCCTCTTTGGAAAAGTACATACTTGCTAATAATAGAGAACCATTCTTCAAGTAATCTTCATATGCTGCCCATTTCCCTTCTAAAAGAGGTACTTTTACAATTTTATCTTTATTCATGCCTACATTGATTCTAGCAACAACATCTTTTATTAGTTTTTTGCTATTTGCAAGAGTGGCAATTCTGTTAATTACAAATTCATCTGCATACTCAGTTCTTGCTCCATTTTAGTTGCAGGCGACAGTTCCTTTGTTTTTCCATGCCCCACACAATAATACTTAAGGACCCGCTTAAAGCCATCCTTGTTTCTGTTAGTAGTTCTTCCTAGAACCATTCCAGCTCCACAGGCAGGGCACTTCATTAGACCCGTAAGAGGAAACTCACCGCTATTAATCCTATTTGGTCTGTAGCTCCGATTTTTTAGAAGGGACTGTGCCTTTTCCCAGATTTCATTTGAAATAATTGGCTCTTGATGCCCTTTTACTAACACTGGGTCTGGGTTAATATTATTTCTTCTTTTTGAATTCCAATCTCTTCGGACATTTTATCGGATGAAACCATTATAAACTGGATTAGATAAGATGGTCTTAATAGTATTAATCGCAAATAATCCACCTTTTTGCTACGATGTCCATCTTTGTTAACTGTGTTGGCAATCGACTATTAACCATGGCCCTTTGTGTAAAGCTCAAAAATTCGTCTAACGGTTTGAGCTTCATTTTCGATAATTACAAGTTAGTTGCAGGTTTAATTTTTAAAAAACAGCCTTTATTTATGGTTTGGTTTCCCCTATTGCATTTTTTTGTGTTCCATTTAAAATAGGTGTATATTTATTTATAATTTTCGTATTAGCTTGGAAAGGGAATTTAGGCATGATTAATAACGCAGATGTTATAGAGAGATTGGGTTCACTGGTTGGGAAGGAACTGACAAATGTTACTCTTCACGAAGTGATTTTTTGTGAAGATAAACATAAGAAAATTCTAGTTCGATTCAACCTTGGTAAGCATACCTATATTCATTATAAGATTAATAAACAAAACTTAGATACATATGCTGACATTTTGATTTCAGGTAATCCGAATACTTTTCGAATTGATGTAGAAGAGAAGGATGGAAGTATCATTGTGATTTCCGCCCCGAGGGTCTCTTATCAATACTTATAGCTTCCAAAAGCCGTTTTCCGTATAGGAGAGCGGCTTTTTTTCACTAAGTTAATAAGAGCTTTGTCGGCTTGGATATAGAAGACTTAAAAAAACCTCATTTACTTATGGTACGGTTCCCCTCGATTTATCCGAAATGCTCGGTAAATTTGTTCCACCAATATCAACCTCATTAGCTGATGGGGGAAGGTCATTCGGGAAAAAGATAGTTGTTCGTTAGACCGATTTATTACTTCCTCACTCAAGCCTAATGAACCGCCGATCACAAAGGCAATTTTACTTTTTCCGTATGTCGCTAGTTTATCTAACCTATCGGCAAGTTCTTCGGATGAACCCAGCTTTCCTTGGATGGCTAACGCAATCACATATGTATCCTGGCCAATCTTTGCGAGAATTCTTTCGCCCTCTTTTTGCTTCACCTGGACCATTTCCAGATCGCTTAATTCTTCAGGTGCCTTTTCATCTGCAACTTCAATGACATCTACCTTTGCATAGGCGGATAATCTCTTTAAATACTCTTCAATGCCCTGCTTTAAATATTTCTCTTTTAACTTACCAACTGTAATGATCGAGATATTCACAATCCACAACCCTTTTAATTAGATTACAAACAGCTTACAAACAAGATATCCACAGTAGTTATCCACATATTCACATTTTTTATCCACATCTTGTATGGAATCACTTGTTCGCCACCATATATACAGCCTGTTTTTCACAATATTCACAGCTTGTTGATGATTTATCCACAGGGATTTTTGATAATACCGGATATGTTTGATATTGATCGACAATATCATCTAATGCAATTTCTATATGTTCCTCACAGCTATAAATCATTAATTTTCACCTTCCCGAACTACATCGTTATTCTTATTTTTTCTTTTCTATCAGCAATCATACTTAACTTATGACCTCATTTATAATACCATAATAAAAAACAGGAAAGTGAACGAATCACTCTCCTGCCTTACACAGCACAATTATTGCAATTTTTCTCCCGTCAATGTTAAGGTTGTTTCCTTTTGCTTCCCATCACGGTAAAATTTAATCGACATTTTGTCGCCAATTTTCTTTTTCTGATACAAATGTTTCCGAAGGTCAATGACATCATTTATTTTTTCCCCGTCCATTTCGACGATAACATCGAGCTCCTTTAATCCGGCTTGCGCTGCTGGAGAATTTGGTACAACTTGACGCAGTGCTACACCGTAATTCACATCACGAGGGAGTTTCAATGCTTCCTCTTGGTAATATGCAGGTATTTCCTCAACCGATTTTAAATCAACACCCATATATGGACGTTTTACGGTGCCGAATTTCTCGAGATCATCAATAATTGGCTTGGCAGAATTTATAGGAATCGATAAGCCAATTCCTTCAACAGCCTGCTGGGCAATTTTCATCGAGTTAATCCCAATCACTTGGCCTGCCATATTGATTAACGCTCCACCGCTGTTACCTGGATTAATTGCAGCATCGGTTTGTAAAACCTCTGATTGCCAGTCAACAACGCCATTCTGATCAATATCTACAGGGATGGTCCGTTTTAGCCCGGAGATAATTCCTTGTGTTACCGATCCGGAAAAAGTTGCACCGAGTGGATTTCCTATCGCGATGACTGTCTCTCCCATTTTTAAACTATCGGAATTGCCGAATTCCGCCACCTTTTTTACTTTACTTGCATCGATTTCTAAAACAGCTAAATCAGTCCAAATATCGCTTCCTAAGAGCTTTGCAGGTATCTTCGTCCCATCTGACATTGTTACTTCCAGTTTAGTAGCTCCCTCTACAACGTGATGGTTCGTTACAACAAAGGCCTTATTTCCTTCTTTTTTATAAATTACACCTGACCCTGTCCCTGAAGGCTCTTCTGCATTAGCATCCTCTGACCAAAAGCTTGTTGATTGAATGTTGTTAATACCGACAACAGTCTCACCTGTTTTATCAACTGCTTTTGTAATATCGGTAGTTACAT
The DNA window shown above is from Neobacillus sp. WH10 and carries:
- a CDS encoding trypsin-like peptidase domain-containing protein produces the protein MGYYDEYSQERYRGQKGKRGGYFLASLAGAIIGAIIVILALPTLSNQGVLPYTISPNQNTATETNKTNQQKVTKQISYDVTTDITKAVDKTGETVVGINNIQSTSFWSEDANAEEPSGTGSGVIYKKEGNKAFVVTNHHVVEGATKLEVTMSDGTKIPAKLLGSDIWTDLAVLEIDASKVKKVAEFGNSDSLKMGETVIAIGNPLGATFSGSVTQGIISGLKRTIPVDIDQNGVVDWQSEVLQTDAAINPGNSGGALINMAGQVIGINSMKIAQQAVEGIGLSIPINSAKPIIDDLEKFGTVKRPYMGVDLKSVEEIPAYYQEEALKLPRDVNYGVALRQVVPNSPAAQAGLKELDVIVEMDGEKINDVIDLRKHLYQKKKIGDKMSIKFYRDGKQKETTLTLTGEKLQ
- a CDS encoding CxxH/CxxC protein; translation: MIYSCEEHIEIALDDIVDQYQTYPVLSKIPVDKSSTSCEYCEKQAVYMVANK
- a CDS encoding recombinase zinc beta ribbon domain-containing protein; the protein is MLVKGHQEPIISNEIWEKAQSLLKNRSYRPNRINSGEFPLTGLMKCPACGAGMVLGRTTNRNKDGFKRVLKYYCVGHGKTKELSPATKMEQELSMQMNL
- the rlmH gene encoding 23S rRNA (pseudouridine(1915)-N(3))-methyltransferase RlmH; the encoded protein is MNISIITVGKLKEKYLKQGIEEYLKRLSAYAKVDVIEVADEKAPEELSDLEMVQVKQKEGERILAKIGQDTYVIALAIQGKLGSSEELADRLDKLATYGKSKIAFVIGGSLGLSEEVINRSNEQLSFSRMTFPHQLMRLILVEQIYRAFRINRGEPYHK